A stretch of the Fusarium musae strain F31 chromosome 2, whole genome shotgun sequence genome encodes the following:
- the SET9 gene encoding Histone-lysine N-methyltransferase set9 (EggNog:ENOG41) has translation MPPSQKAAAKKPRMTLAQVSAYDDILTDALVDHVFYWTTVPKNRTSYHPSRGVREEEIAKILQEEVVLKKDLDSAEKRLLTTNGLKRFHNGLKTDNEKENFRRHLRRYVQIYLPDCPWEVSSTNRYTIVTHEAAVTARRPIRRNEAIKYLSGVQVIITPEEEKAISSQKKDFSIVVSSRSKCTSLFMGPARFANHDCDANAKLMRTSHAGIEIVATRPIEAGEEITVTYGDNYFGENNCECLCKTCEDLLQNAWEPEEGTVPVKTSIEQEKSEGYSLRRRRRDDSISGSSRTPSVTPDMRPRITKATSRGSKLACDSSSARSPPAEQSNNRKRQHESLATPPKTPAKRQKVSAEKTVLIIDDSSRSTSVTASESSSGVVETDVTSPEKETPEPLGHTPLKGIANKGSQQREGAPVSPQSSQGSQSPQQAAEMARERTRRSGLESMTIQAILNAPIESEVESEPEPEKLKEATVVPPPTEPIATSIETVEDSQVADEDQPKRKKYQRRVYKEDTPPSRVRVPGDYLLTPLLLSEPEMAWIQCTICDGYFVQQNAYFTRASCPRCERHSKLYGYIWPKTDKAGPHDKEERILDHRTIHRFLDPDDERKVRCRKSFGNLKTDTEETEELERGRKRHSTSGLMGRTGPSSEQDSNHRRSGRLRRVNSRFLDP, from the exons ATGCCTCCATCACAGAAGGCGGCTGCCAAAAAGCCGCGCATGACGTTGGCACAAGTGTCAGCATATGATGACATTCTCACTGACGCCCTGGTCGATCAT GTCTTTTACTGGACAACGGTCCCCAAAAACCGCACATCATATCATCCATCTCGAGGTgtgagggaggaggagatcgccAAGATCTTGCAAGAGGAGGTGGTTCTCAAGAAGGACTTGGACAGCGCTGAGAAGCGGTTGCTGACAACGAACGGGCTGAAACGGTTTCACAATGGATTGAAGACCGACAATGAAAAAGAGAATTTCCGACGGCATCTTAGGCGATATGTTCAAATATACCTCCCGGATTGTCCGTGGGAGGTCAGCTCGACAAACCGATACACAATTGTTACTCACGAGGCGGCCGTAACAGCAAGACGACCAATCCGACGCAACGAGGCCATCAAATATTTATCCGGAGTACAAGTCATTATCACGccagaggaggaaaaggccatctcatctcagaaGAAGGACTTTAGCATTGTGGTCAGCTCACGAAGCAAGTGCACCAGCCTGTTTATGGGCCCTGCCCGCTTTGCGAACCACGATTGCGATGCGAATGCCAAACTTATGAGGACGAGCCACGCAGGAATCGAGATTGTCGCAACAAGGCCTATTGAGGCAGGAGAGGAGATTACAGTTACTTACGGAGACAACTATTTCGGGGAGAACAACTGCGAGTGCTTGTGCAAGACGTGCGAGGATCTTTTACAGAATGCATGGGAACCAGAAGAGGGCACAGTGCCAGTGAAAACTAGTATTGAGCAGGAAAAGTCAGAGGGTTACTCATTACGGCGGCGACGGAGAGATGACAGTATCTCTGGCTCTTCACGGACACCATCGGTTACTCCTGATATGCGACCACGGATTACAAAAGCGACTTCAAGAGGTTCAAAGCTAGCATGCGATTCATCATCTGCCAGGTCTCCGCCCGCCGAGCAATCCAACAATCGCAAGCGACAGCATGAGAGTCTGGCAACACCACCCAAGACTCCAGCAAAGCGACAAAAGGTTTCGGCTGAGAAGACTGTGCTTATCATTGACGATTCGTCGCGCAGTACATCCGTCACTGCCAGTGAATCTTCAAGCGGTGTCGTCGAGACAGATGTCACGTCGCCAGAGAAGGAGACTCCGGAGCCTCTGGGACATACCCCATTGAAAGGGATTGCGAACAAGGGTAGTCAACAGAGAGAGGGGGCACCAGTTTCTCCCCAGAGCAGTCAAGGTTCACAATCACCTCAGCAAGCGGCTGAAATGGCGAGAGAGAGAACCCGACGAAGCGGTCTTGAGAGTATGACTATCCAGGCCATCTTGAACGCTCCTATAGAGTCTGAGGTCGAGAGCGAACCTGAAccggagaagctcaaggaagcAACTGTGGTACCTCCACCAACCGAGCCTATTGCAACCAGTATCGAAACTGTCGAGGACAGTCAGGTGGCTGATGAAGATCAGCCAAAACGGAAGAAATACCAACGTCGTGTCTATAAGGAAGACACGCCTCCATCTAGAGTGCGAGTGCCCGGAGATTACCTCCTTACACCGCTACTCCTATCAGAACCTGAGATGGCCTGGATCCAGTGCACCATCTGCGACGGTTACTTTGTACAACAGAACGCATACTTTACACGAGCTTCATGCCCTCGCTGTGAACGGCACTCAAAGCTTTACGGGTACATCTGGCCCAAGACGGACAAGGCCGGACCGCACGACAAAGAGGAGCGCATTCTGGATCACCGCACTATCCATCGATTCTTGGATCCCGATGATGAGCGAAAAGTGAGGTGTCGCAAGAGTTTTGGAAACCTCAAGACAGACACAGAAGAAACGGAAGAGCTCGAGCGGGGCCGCAAGCGACATAGCACATCTGGCTTGATGGGGCGAACGGGTCCTTCATCAGAACAAGACTCAAACCATCGGAGAAGCGGAAGGCTTCGTCGGGTGAACAGTAGATTCCTCGACCCATGA